A window of Eikenella corrodens contains these coding sequences:
- a CDS encoding histidine kinase dimerization/phospho-acceptor domain-containing protein encodes MLKYFQHLSLRLFFAILGILLLLTVWALAHGSPHVPHLLAANLAVLGTLAWWLARSISRIRRYAEAMAANRPAAQPQFGDSYLYRLVHAVAHLRDELDHRQHIENYVLGLTHELKTPLTAQQAALELLQDSPLSPDQQQLLDRIRRNTEKQKQLIARLLELARLENRDSLNDTQTVDLSSLAVQAAQESRAALQAKQLHIALNCPPRAVQGDPLLLRQAIDNLLYNAIDFAETGSEIRLSLTRSRSRTELAVYNQGSPIPDYALAKIPQRFYSLPRADGSRSSGLGLSFTTEIMRLHHGRLMLANRENGVEARLVFPDVKEAT; translated from the coding sequence ATGCTCAAATATTTCCAACACCTCAGCCTCCGCCTATTCTTCGCCATCCTCGGCATCCTCCTCCTGCTCACCGTGTGGGCACTGGCGCACGGCAGCCCCCACGTCCCCCACCTGCTCGCCGCCAACCTCGCCGTGCTCGGCACACTCGCCTGGTGGCTCGCCCGCAGCATCAGCCGCATCCGCCGTTATGCCGAAGCCATGGCCGCCAACCGCCCCGCCGCCCAACCCCAATTCGGCGACAGCTACCTCTACCGACTCGTCCACGCCGTCGCCCACCTGCGCGACGAACTCGACCACCGCCAACACATTGAAAATTATGTATTAGGCCTCACCCACGAACTCAAAACCCCGCTCACCGCCCAGCAGGCCGCCCTCGAACTGCTGCAAGACAGCCCCCTCAGCCCCGACCAACAGCAACTGCTCGACCGCATCCGCCGCAATACCGAAAAACAAAAGCAACTCATCGCCCGCCTGCTCGAACTCGCCCGCCTAGAAAACCGCGACAGCCTGAACGATACCCAAACCGTCGATTTGTCCAGCTTGGCCGTCCAAGCCGCCCAAGAAAGCCGCGCCGCCCTGCAAGCCAAACAGCTGCACATCGCCCTCAACTGCCCGCCCCGCGCCGTCCAAGGCGACCCGCTGCTGCTGCGCCAAGCCATCGACAACCTGCTATACAACGCCATAGACTTCGCCGAAACCGGCAGCGAAATCCGCCTCAGCCTCACCCGCAGCCGAAGCCGCACCGAACTGGCCGTTTACAACCAAGGCAGCCCCATTCCCGATTACGCGCTGGCCAAAATCCCCCAACGCTTCTACTCGCTCCCCCGCGCCGACGGCAGCCGCAGCAGCGGGCTGGGCTTGAGCTTCACCACCGAAATCATGCGTCTGCACCACGGCCGCCTGATGCTCGCCAACCGCGAAAACGGCGTGGAAGCGCGGCTGGTGTTTCCCGATGTAAAAGAGGCTACCTGA